The nucleotide window TGGGGAAACGACCGGATTACCCGCCGCTCGGTCCGACCGCAGCCGCAGCAGTGGGTGGTGCGGCCCCATCGGCACCACCGCGGCCGGCTGCGCCAGCGTGTCCACATCGGACACCAGGGCCGGCCGCGCGTCACCCGGCGTCAGGGAGCGGACGAGCGCCGGGCTGCCCGCGTGCACGCACAGGACCGGTGAGCAGCGCCAGGTTCGTGCGGCGTTCCGGTCACCGGCAACCTCGACCCGGTCACCGGCAACGAAAGCGAGATCACACTCGCACCTCAGTGCCGTCAGCCGGGCCGCCGGGTGCGGCCGCGAAATCTCCGGGTCCGGCCGCACGCCACGTCGAGCGTCGCCGGCTCCTCGCATAGCTCCATGGCACCCGAGTGTCGGCGCCGTTCCTTCGAACGAGCTGGGAACCGCCCGGATCTCCCCCACCAAAGGAGGTTGACACCGGAAAGTCATTCACCCACTCTTTCCGTTGTCCGCCGGAGGTTTCCTGGAGTTCACGAACCGGACCACAGCAGCTCACGAACCGGCCCCCTGCCGTGGGCACCATGAGGCGCCCACCCCCTCAGTGCTGGAGGACCCATGATCCGCAAGCGGATCTTCGCCGCGGCCACGCTGGCCGCCGCCGTCACCGTCACCGCGGCCGTCCTCTCCGGGACGGACGAGCCCGCCGCCGTGCGGCCGGCCGCGGCCGCCGTGCCGGCGTTCGACCACGTCGTCCTGGTCATGTTCGAGAACAAGAAGTACTCCTCGATCAACGGCAGTTCCAGCGCGCCCTACTTCAACACCCTCGCCGCGCAGAGCGCGAAGTTCACGAGCTCCTTCGCGATCACCCACCCCAGCCAGCCCAACTACGTCGCCCTCTTCTCCGGCGCGACGCAGGGCGTCACCGACGACAGCTGCCCCGCCAACCTCGGCGCGAAGCCCAACCTCGGCCGCCAGCTGATCGACGCCGGCAAGACGTTCAAGGGCTACTCCGAAGCCATGCCCTCGGACGGCTACACCGGCTGCTCCAGCGGCACCTACCGGCGCAAGCACAACAGCTGGGTCGACTTCTCGAACGTCCCCGCCGCGAGCAACGTCCGGTTCTCCGGCTTCCCCTCGGACTTCACCCAGCTGCCGACCGTCGCCTTCGTGACTCCTGACATGTGCTCTGACATGCACGACTGCAGCATCGGCACCGGCGACACCTGGCTGAAGAAGAACCTCGACGCCTACGCCCAGTGGGCCAAGACGCACAACAGCCTGCTGATCACGACGTTCGACGAGGACAGCAACACCTCGGTCAACCAGATCTTCACGACCTTCACCGGCGCGCACGTCAAGGTCGGCAGCTACAGCGAAACGATCAACCACTACACCGTGCTGCGCACCATCGAGGCGGCCTACGGCCTGCCCGGCATCGGCAACGCCGCGAGCAAGTCGCCGATCCTCGACGTCTGGCAGTAACCGCGTGTACCTCGCCACCATCGGCCGCCGAGAGCACGCCGCGAAGGGCAGGCTCTCGGCGGTCGGCGCGAACGTCTTCGCGCTCGGTGCCGTCAGCCTGGTCACCGACGTCTCGTCGGAGATGGTCACCGCGGTCCTGCCCGTGTACCTGGTCCTCGGGCTGCACCTCGGCCCCGCCGCATACGGGCTCGTCGACGGCCTCTACACCGGCGCGACGGCGCTGCTGCGGGTCGTCGGCGGGTACGTCGCCGACCGCGTCCGGCGGCGCAAGACCGTGGCCGGTGCCGGCTACGCGCTGTCCGCGGTGGCGAAGCTCGGCCTGCTCGCGGCCGGGGCGTCGGCGGCCGCGATCGGCGCGGTGATCACGCTCGACCGCACCGGCAAGGGCCTGCGCACGGCGCCGCGGGACGCGCTGATCACGCTGTCGGCCCCCGAACCGCTGCTCGGCCGGGCGTTCGGCGTGCACCGGGCGATGGACAGCGTGGGCGCGTTCGCCGGGCCGCTGGTCGCGCTCGCCGTGCTGGCCGCGGTCGGCGCGGCCGACCCCGAGGCGTTCGACGCCGTGTTCGTCGTCAGCTTCTGCATCGCCGCGATCGGCGTGCTGCTGCTGGTGCTGTTCGTCCGCGACCGCCGGACGCCGAAACCGGCCGCGAACCCGGTTTCGCCCCGGGCGGCGGCCGCGTTGCTGCGCGGCGCCGGCGTGCGACGGCTGCTGGTGGCCGCCTGCGTGCTCGGGCTGGCCACGGTCGGCGACGGGTTCGTCTACCTGCTGCTGCAGCACAAGGAGGACATTGCCACCGGCTGGTTCCCGCTGCTCGCCGTCGGCACGAACCTCGGCTACCTGCTGCTCGCCGCCCCGCTGGGCGTGCTCGCCGACCGGATCGGCAGGCTGCCGGTGGTGCTCGGCGGCTACGGCGCGCTGGCGCTGGTCTACCTGCTGCTGGCCGGGCCGGTGTCCGGGTGGCCGCTGATCGTCCTGTCGCTCGCGCTGTACGGCGCGTTCTACGCGGCGACCGACGGCGTCCTCATGGCGCTGGCCGGCCCGCTGCTGCCGGAGTCGTTGCGCACCACGGGGATCTCCCTGGTCCAGACCGCGCAGGCGCTGGCGTACTTCGCCTCGTCCGTCCTGTTCGGACTCGCCTGGCAGCTCTGGGGCGCCGACCTCGCCATCGCCGTCGCCGCGGGCGGGGCCGTGGTCGCGATCGCCGCGACTTTCGCGGTGCTGCGAAAGGCGACGGCGTGAAGACCCGGATCCTGATCGCCGTCGTCGGCGTGCTCGTGCTGGCCGGGGCCGCGGTCGCGTACGTCGGCTTCGCGAGCGCCCGTAATCACGGTGTCACCGCGACCGGCGCGGTCAGCCTCGCGCCCGGTCCGCGGCTGCTGTTCCGCAGCACCGCCGACGCCGACCGCGGGCACGTCGCCACGGTGTCCGCCGGCGACCCCGGTGGCCCGCGCACGGTGTCGCCGCTGTCGTGCGCGCGGGTGTACGCCGCCGGTGGCACCGGGCTGTGCCTGCGCCAGGACGGCGACCTGACCACCTACCAGCTGGCGGTGCTCGACCGGACCCTGGCGGTGCAGCGGGAGCTCCCGCTGGTCGGGCTGCCGAACCGGGCGCGGGTGTCGGCGAGCGGCCGGATGCTCGCGTGGACGGTGTTCGTCACCGGCGACTCCTACAACGGCGGCCTGTTCTCCACCCGCGCCGGCATCCTCGACACGGCGACCGGCGACCTCGCGGGCACCCTGGAGGACTACGCGGTGACCCGCGACGGCAGGCCCTACCAGGCGGCCGACGCCAACTTCTGGGGCGTGACGTTCACCCGCGACGACCGCCACTTCTACGCGACCATGTCGACGGCGGGCCACCGCTACCTGGTCGCGGGCGACTTCGCCGCGCACACGATCCGCACGCTGCGCGAGAACGTCGAATGCCCGTCGCTGTCCCCGGACGGGACGCGGGTGGCCTTCAAGTCCGCTGTGGACGGTGACCCCGCGAAGGGCTGGCGGCTGTCGGTGCTGGACCTCGCG belongs to Amycolatopsis tolypomycina and includes:
- a CDS encoding MFS transporter; its protein translation is MYLATIGRREHAAKGRLSAVGANVFALGAVSLVTDVSSEMVTAVLPVYLVLGLHLGPAAYGLVDGLYTGATALLRVVGGYVADRVRRRKTVAGAGYALSAVAKLGLLAAGASAAAIGAVITLDRTGKGLRTAPRDALITLSAPEPLLGRAFGVHRAMDSVGAFAGPLVALAVLAAVGAADPEAFDAVFVVSFCIAAIGVLLLVLFVRDRRTPKPAANPVSPRAAAALLRGAGVRRLLVAACVLGLATVGDGFVYLLLQHKEDIATGWFPLLAVGTNLGYLLLAAPLGVLADRIGRLPVVLGGYGALALVYLLLAGPVSGWPLIVLSLALYGAFYAATDGVLMALAGPLLPESLRTTGISLVQTAQALAYFASSVLFGLAWQLWGADLAIAVAAGGAVVAIAATFAVLRKATA
- a CDS encoding PD40 domain-containing protein — its product is MKTRILIAVVGVLVLAGAAVAYVGFASARNHGVTATGAVSLAPGPRLLFRSTADADRGHVATVSAGDPGGPRTVSPLSCARVYAAGGTGLCLRQDGDLTTYQLAVLDRTLAVQRELPLVGLPNRARVSASGRMLAWTVFVTGDSYNGGLFSTRAGILDTATGDLAGTLEDYAVTRDGRPYQAADANFWGVTFTRDDRHFYATMSTAGHRYLVAGDFAAHTIRTLRENVECPSLSPDGTRVAFKSAVDGDPAKGWRLSVLDLAAAKVTPLAETRSVDDQPAWLDDHTIGYGLPRGPGHADVWSVPADGSGAPRLLIPDAESPAAL
- a CDS encoding alkaline phosphatase family protein, translating into MIRKRIFAAATLAAAVTVTAAVLSGTDEPAAVRPAAAAVPAFDHVVLVMFENKKYSSINGSSSAPYFNTLAAQSAKFTSSFAITHPSQPNYVALFSGATQGVTDDSCPANLGAKPNLGRQLIDAGKTFKGYSEAMPSDGYTGCSSGTYRRKHNSWVDFSNVPAASNVRFSGFPSDFTQLPTVAFVTPDMCSDMHDCSIGTGDTWLKKNLDAYAQWAKTHNSLLITTFDEDSNTSVNQIFTTFTGAHVKVGSYSETINHYTVLRTIEAAYGLPGIGNAASKSPILDVWQ